The nucleotide sequence TCTTTTTTGCTGAATTAGCAAGAGGAATCGAAGACATCGCGACAATGTATAAATACAACATAATTTTAAGTAATTCAGATCAAAATAAAGAGAAAGAATTACACTTATTAAATACGATGTTAGGCAAACAAGTAGATGGAATTGTTTTTATGGGTGGAGACATTACAGAAGAGCATGTTGCTGAATTTGAGCGTTCTCCTGTCCCAATTGTTTTAGCTGGTTCAGTTGAAGAGACGAAAAAGGTTCCATCTGTAAATATTAATTATGAAATAGCAGCTTACGATGCAGTACAATCCATGATTGAAAAGGGACATACAGAAATTGCATTTGTAAGTGGACCTTTTCACGATACCATTAATAGGCTTTATAAGCTTGAAGGATATAAAAGGGCATTATCAGATGCAGGTCTTCCTTTCCGAGAAGAATATATAATTGAAGGTGACTATACGTACGATGCTGGAATAGATTCATGGGGTAAGCTGAGTGCGCTAGATAACAAACCTACTGCTATAATTGTTGGGAATGATGAGATGGCTCTTGGTGTGGTTCATGGAGCTCAAGATAATGATGTACGTATTCCTGAACAGTTAGAAATCATTAGTTTTGATAATACAAGGCTCGCCTTAATGGTAAGGCCTCAGCTAACAAGTATTGTACAACCATTATATGATATTGGGGCTGTGGCCATGAGATTATTAACAAAATATATGAATAAAGAAAAAGTTGACGAAAATATTGTCGTACTTCCTCATAGAATTGAGTATCGTAACTCAACAAAATAATGGTTTTGTCGATATATAGAATATAGACAAACAATTATTTGATTCTGGGGAGAGAAATGATGAAAAAGCTAGATGTTTTTACGCCAGTTGGACTAGTAATAGGGTTAGCCTTTATCGCATTTGCAATTATTACAAATGGTGGAGTGACTGGGTTTCAATCATTCATTGATATTCCTGCTGTCATTGTAGTATTTGGTGGTCTAATTTCAGCGATACTCGTAAGCTTTTCCTTAAAAGAACTAAAACGAATGATTCCGGTCATTAAAAAAAGTTTTCAAAAGGAAGAGTTTGACTTGAAAGGACTTGTTCATACGTTTGTGACTCTTTCTGAAAGAGCAAGAAGGGAAGGGCTATTAGCTCTAGAAGCAGAGGTCGAAGATGTCGATGACCCTTTTATTAAAAAGGGGGTATTATTAGCTGTTGATGGCATTGAGCCTGATGTCATTGTGGATATTATGAATGCTGAGATTCTTGCATTAGAAGATCGTCATCGCCAAGGAAGAAGTATATTAGAAAAAGCAGGAGAATATGCACCTGCCTGGGGGATGATTGGAACCCTGATTGGTCTCGTTCTAATGTTAAAAAGCTTAAATGACCCGACTACTTTAGGACCAAACATGGCAATTGCCTTATTAACAACGTTATATGGAACTTTATTGGCAAACTTAGTATTTATTCCAATGGCATCAAAACTTCAAGCGAAAACGGAGAAAGAAATATTTGTTAAGCAAATTATTATTGAAGGTGTAATTGGGGTTCAATCTGGACAAAATCCGAAAATTTTAGAAGAAAAATTAAGCGTATTCTTGCCTAAATCACAACGAAGAGATGAAGAAAGTAATGAGATGGATGGGCAGGAGGCTATCATGAATGAAGCTTAATCGCAAACCTCTTAAACAACAAAAGGGTGCGCCAAGATGGATGGTTACATTTTCGGATTTAACCACTTTAATCCTCGTGTTTTTTATTCTGCTATTTTCCATGTCACAAATTGATATCGTCAAATTTAAGGCTATTGCGGATTCTTTTAAACAAAAGCAAATATTAGAATTCTACCCTTCAGTTATTCCGTTAGAAAACCCTTCAGCCTCTCCAGATGTTCACAAAAAAGATGAAATGCTGGACCCTGGTGAGAATCAAAAAGTGGAAGACGGTGTAAATTCATTAAATGAGCTACTGTCTGAAATTAACGAATTTGTAGATGATCAAAACCTTAGTGAAGTTGCGGTGGCAACTCGGACTGAACGCGGGGTAGTATTGGTGCTCCAGGAACAAATCCTATTTAATTCTGGTGACGATACTTTAAGAAAAGAGGCTTATCCATTACTTCATAAAGTAGGGGACTTGTTAACGAAAATTCCAAATGGTGTTAAAGTTGTAGGACATACGGATAGCCGTCCGATTAACACGTATAAATACCCTTCAAACTGGGTTTTATCTGGTGCAAGAGCAGGGAGCGTTATCGAATTTTTAGTGGTGAACGAAAATTTGGACCCATCCCGATTCGCTCTTGAAGGATATGGGGAAACACGACCGATAGCTCCTAATGATAGTCAGGATAACCTACAAAAAAACCGACGTGTTGAATTAGTTATTTTAGATCCTGAAACTAATTGAAAAATATTATGCAATGATGAACTGCACCCTACCCTAATACAATGGCAGGTGCAGTTTTCTTTTGGGGAAAATGAGAACCTGCTACACAAGTTCAGATGTGTTCAATTCATTATTTTATCTTAATGGGCTTTATTACGAAATGTTATGATGGTTACTTAAATCGAGTAAGAAACAACGGATTAAGGGAAAGAAGGAATTAAATATGGGGAAGTGTCTCAGAAGGAGTTTCCCCATACTTAAGGGTATATTAAACGGACCTTTGGTTTGTTTGATATTTTTTTATTGGATAGAGTAACTTTGAGACAGTTTGGGCATTTTTATCTGTTATTTCATTTTTTCTTGGAATAGGTTTATACATATCAATGGCATCAGTCCAATGAGTCGGTAATGGGACCGGTGATTGTTGTTGATATTGTTTAATCCAATCAGAAGGAACTTTGTTCGTGTTTAAATGCTGATCGCTCATTTCTAACCATAATAAGGACCAAGCTCTCGGAACAACTCGCCAAATATCATAGCCTCCGCCTCCTACAGCAATCCACCTTCCTTCGCAATATTGATGAGCAAGTTGATGAGCGAGCTGAGGAATACGTTTGTAAATATCAATGGTTGAATTTAAATGTGTCAAAGGATCATAAAAATGGGCATCTGCTCCATTTTGTGTAATAATCACGTCAGGCTTAAAGTAAGCTGTTACTGCTGTTAAAGCTTCTTCATAGGATTGTATCCAAGATTCGTCCTCCGTAAAAGCATCTAAAGGAATGT is from Bacillus spongiae and encodes:
- the ccpA gene encoding catabolite control protein A, coding for MNVTIYDVAREANVSMATVSRVVNGNPNVKPATRKKVLEVIERLGYRPNAVARGLASKKTTTVGVIIPDISNIFFAELARGIEDIATMYKYNIILSNSDQNKEKELHLLNTMLGKQVDGIVFMGGDITEEHVAEFERSPVPIVLAGSVEETKKVPSVNINYEIAAYDAVQSMIEKGHTEIAFVSGPFHDTINRLYKLEGYKRALSDAGLPFREEYIIEGDYTYDAGIDSWGKLSALDNKPTAIIVGNDEMALGVVHGAQDNDVRIPEQLEIISFDNTRLALMVRPQLTSIVQPLYDIGAVAMRLLTKYMNKEKVDENIVVLPHRIEYRNSTK
- the motP gene encoding flagellar motor protein MotP; the encoded protein is MKKLDVFTPVGLVIGLAFIAFAIITNGGVTGFQSFIDIPAVIVVFGGLISAILVSFSLKELKRMIPVIKKSFQKEEFDLKGLVHTFVTLSERARREGLLALEAEVEDVDDPFIKKGVLLAVDGIEPDVIVDIMNAEILALEDRHRQGRSILEKAGEYAPAWGMIGTLIGLVLMLKSLNDPTTLGPNMAIALLTTLYGTLLANLVFIPMASKLQAKTEKEIFVKQIIIEGVIGVQSGQNPKILEEKLSVFLPKSQRRDEESNEMDGQEAIMNEA
- the motS gene encoding flagellar motor protein MotS; translated protein: MKLNRKPLKQQKGAPRWMVTFSDLTTLILVFFILLFSMSQIDIVKFKAIADSFKQKQILEFYPSVIPLENPSASPDVHKKDEMLDPGENQKVEDGVNSLNELLSEINEFVDDQNLSEVAVATRTERGVVLVLQEQILFNSGDDTLRKEAYPLLHKVGDLLTKIPNGVKVVGHTDSRPINTYKYPSNWVLSGARAGSVIEFLVVNENLDPSRFALEGYGETRPIAPNDSQDNLQKNRRVELVILDPETN